Proteins from a genomic interval of Equus quagga isolate Etosha38 chromosome 13, UCLA_HA_Equagga_1.0, whole genome shotgun sequence:
- the DKKL1 gene encoding dickkopf-like protein 1: MWLPLVLLLLLPSASVPPSTAAPIRDADVPESSSGLLGLQSLLQGFTRLFLKDDLLRGMDSFFSAPMDFRGLPRNYHQEEKQDRRLGNNTVSSHLQIDKVTDNKTGEVLISEKVVAAIKPGEGLLDDDLKAHKIEEKEAMVPVPKAQDSFHQEPHPRVAFWIMKLPRRRFHQDAQESGRWLSEKRHRLQAIRDGLREGTREDSLEEGTQSSSHAKLPPRKTHFLYILRPSQQL; this comes from the exons ATGTGGCTTCCACtggtcctgctgctgctgctcccctctgcctccGTGCCCCCCTCCACTGCAGCCCCGATCCGCGATGCTGACGTCCCGGAGAGCTCCTCGGGTCTTCTGGGCCTCCAGAGCCTACTGCAAGGCTTCACCAGGCTTTTCCTGAAA GATGATCTGCTGCGGGGCATGGACAGCTTCTTCTCTGCCCCTATGGACTTCCGGGGCCTCCCCAGGAACTACCACCAAGAAGAGAAACAGGATCGCCGGCTGGGGAACAACACTGTCTCCAGCCACCTCCAGATCGACAAG GTGACCGACAACAAGACAGGAGAAGTGCTGATCTCCGAGAAGGTGGTAGCGGCCATCAAGCCGGGAGAAGGGCTCTTGGACGATGACCTGAAG GCACACAAGATAGAGGAGAAGGAGGCCATGGTGCCTGTGCCGAAGGCCCAGGACAGCTTCCACCAGGAACCCCATCCCCGAGTGGCCTTCTGGATCATGAAGCTGCCACGGCGGAGGTTCCACCAGGATGCCCAGGAGAGTGGCCGCTGGCTCAGCGAGAAGCGACACCGCCTGCAGGCCATCCGGGATGGGCTCCGTGAGGGGACTCGTGAGGACAGCCTGGAAGAGGGGACCCAGAGCTCCTCCCACGCCAAGCTGCCCCCTCGCAAGACCCATTTCCTGTACATCCTCAGGCCCTCCCAGCAGCTATAG